Below is a window of Flavobacterium cyclinae DNA.
TGGTTTTTGTTATGGTGTTTTGTTTCCAATTAGGAAGGGTGATGGGTGATGGGTGTTAGGTGATGGGTGATGGGTGATGGGTGATGGGTGATGGGTGATGGGTGATGGATGATAGGTGATGGGTGATGGATGATGAGTGATGGGTGATGTTGTCGGATTTTTTTTTAACACATAGACACATAGATTTTACACCGAGCTGCACGGAGTTTCTTTTTATTTGGATTGTGTTGAGAGAGTTGCACAGAGCGTTTCACTTGTTTTAGTTTCCTAACCACACAGTTTGTCATGCTGTTAAGCATCTCTTGGATAAGTGATTGATGATGGGTGATGGGTGATGGGTGATGGGTGATGGGTGATGGATGATGGGTGATGGATGATGGGTGATGGGTGATGGATGATGGGTGATGGATGATGGGTGATGGATGATGGGTGATGGATGATGGGTGATGGATGATGGGTGATGGATGATGGGTGATGGGTTGGTTTTTACTGCGTAAAGCTTTGTGTTCTTTGTGCTTTCTTAGTGTGCCTTGTGGTTAGGATTTTACACCGAGTTTCACGGAGTTTCTTTTTATTTGGATTGTGTTGAGAGAGTTGCACAGAGCGTTTCACTTGTTTTAGTTTCCTAACCACACAGTTTGTCATGCTGTTAAGCATCTCTTGTATAAGTGATGGGTGATGGGTGATGTTGTCGGATTTTTTTTTTAACACATAGACACATAGATTTTACACCGAGCTTCACGGAGTTTCTTTTTATTTGGATTGCGTTGAGAGAGTTGCACAGAGCGTTTCACTTGTTTTAGTTTTATATCCGCTCAGTTTGTCATGCTGTAAAGCATCTCTTGTATAAGTGATGGGTAATGGGTGATGGGTGATGGGTGATGGGTGATGGGTGATGGGTGATGGGTGATGGGTGATGGGTGATGTTGTCGGATTTTTTTTTTAACACATAGACACATAGATTTTACACCGAGTTTCACGGAGTTTCTTTTTATTTGGATTGCGTTGAGAGAGTTGCACAGAGCGTTTCACTTGTTTTAGTTTCCTAACCACACAGTTTGTCATGCTGTAAAGCATCTCTTGGACAAGTGATGGATGATGGGTGATGGGTGATGGGTGATGGGTTGGTTTTTACTGCGTAAAGCTTTGTGTTCTTTGTGCTTTCTAAGTGTGCCTTGTGGTTAGGATTTTACAACTAGCTACACATAATATATTGGTTATTTTAAATTGGGAATAAAAAAAACGAATGGTTAGATAAAATATCTTTAATTTGTATTGTTTGACTTGCTAATAAAAGGTAACTTTATTTTTTCAAAAAATAATATGGTTTTTATTTCTCAATTCAGATAATCACTATAAAAACAACTATACTCTAATCATTTTTTAATGGATCTACTCTTAGGTATTAACAATACTAAAATTAAAACTCACTTTCTACAAGATACTCTTTGTTACAATTGTAATACCCGTGGATCTTTTATGATTGAAACAAGAAGGTATTATTTTTCAATTTTCTTTATTCCTATTATTCCTTTGCATATTAAGCGGGTGGCGATTTGTGCACATTGTGGTACAAAAACCGAATATGAATATTGGTCTGCAGAAATTAAAAACAAGTACCATCAAATTAATAGTATCGACCCACCTAAAAATCCTTTGTGGCTATATTCTGGTTGTTTAGGAGTTTTAGCGATTGTATTTATAGTCCTGCTTACGATAATAGTTGGCGTTTTTATTGGGGTTAAAGATGAAATTAGTTCTGATAATTCAGATCAAATTCATCCAACAGAAACTAGTATACAAATGGAAGAAAATGATACTGTTTTGAGTGCTGAAGACTCTGTTGTGTATGACTTTGAAAAAAAGATAGACACTTTTAAAGGTGTTTCAAATAGATTGAGAGAAGAAGAAGTTCCTAAAGATTCTATCAATTCCTTTTTTATTAAATAATTGTAGTATGATAATAGGTTCTTTTCAAACTAAAACTAAAGACGAAAATTCTAAGAATTTTCAATGTACAAATTGTGGTGGTCATTCTATCAACATTAAAGTATATTCCACTTTTTTTAATTTAGGATTTCCTTTATTTCCAACAGGTAAAAAAGTAGAATTATCTTGTAACGATTGTAAAAAAATAAATCCAATTCAGTATAAAGCATCTGATATTCAAAAAATTGATTCCATTAAGTCTGACACAAATCATCCGTTTTATTTATTTATTTTTCCTGCTTTCTTTGGTATTTTATTTTTCTATAGTCTTGTGAATAAAATCTCTAGAGAATCGAATACTCGTGATACCGAAATTAATGTAGTGCGTACTCCTAAATCAGAAGCTGAACTAGTACTAGATAAGGAAATGGAATCTTATCAGCAACACTACAATGATTTATTATATGCTTCAAGT
It encodes the following:
- a CDS encoding zinc-ribbon domain-containing protein: MDLLLGINNTKIKTHFLQDTLCYNCNTRGSFMIETRRYYFSIFFIPIIPLHIKRVAICAHCGTKTEYEYWSAEIKNKYHQINSIDPPKNPLWLYSGCLGVLAIVFIVLLTIIVGVFIGVKDEISSDNSDQIHPTETSIQMEENDTVLSAEDSVVYDFEKKIDTFKGVSNRLREEEVPKDSINSFFIK